The following proteins are encoded in a genomic region of Saccharopolyspora antimicrobica:
- a CDS encoding bifunctional [glutamine synthetase] adenylyltransferase/[glutamine synthetase]-adenylyl-L-tyrosine phosphorylase: MANSNSSRSGSVPSPARYGFTDASRAEAQLRRAGWWSDRGPEEAEPIVAALSRTPDPDLALHSLDRFRDAAEAEWAEFSRALVEDPGLRARLFGVFGASTAFADHLVAHPDDWQRLRSGADIARTLEGRTAVLLAAVGAEGSGDPGTPGGPVAELQGPEAVSALRRAYRGLLMDVAGQDMASVVDPSLPKLLYEDVAATLSDVAVAALRAALSVAVAELKLSGVAEVPRLAVIAMGKCGGRELNYVSDVDVVFVTGDEAEVPAAIRLASLMMRVAGPAFFEVDAALRPEGKAGALVRTLDGHLSYYRRWARTWEFQALLKARPVAGDAELGADYLAAVQPLVWTAAEREGFVADVRSMRRRVEDHVPSELSERELKLGRGGLRDVEFAVQLLQMVHGRSDDSLRPTSTLDALRALGEGGYVARTDAADLVDSYRFLRTVEHRLQLRQLRRTHLFPPFDDAEALGVLARAAGLRSSGRNTAAQALVAEFRRHSNRVRRLHEKLFYRPLLEAVAKVPTAALRLTTSAAVERLAALGYTSPEGALRHIGALTSGVSRRASIQGTLLPMLLDLLANTPDPDGGLLAYRKVSEALAETPWYLRLLRDEGVVSERLAQLLGTSKLVPELLVRAPEVLRLLSDTPALAGRDPMEASVSLRSTVARYSEPGRAAAAARSLRRHELLRIACGDLLGLVEPAAVFHALSNIWAAVLESALDVSIRDTAKATGEVPARIAVIGMGRLGGAELGYGSDADVMFVCEPVAGAEETAAIRFATAVVEQVRRLLGAPSQDPPLEVDIDLRPEGRQGALVRTLDSYLAYYRRWGEAWEAQALLRARHVAGDQDLGERFCRAIDPIRYPEGGLDEAKAREIRRIKARVDSERLPRGADPATHTKLGRGGLADVEWTLQLLQLQHAHEHPGLRTTSTLDGLRAATEAGVLDAGDADELAEAWTLAMRVRNAVMLVRGKPGDQLPKQTRELNAVAAALGYPAEVDTGEVVDDYLRVTRHARAVVERVFYGA; encoded by the coding sequence ATGGCCAACAGCAACTCGTCGCGCTCGGGTTCGGTGCCGTCTCCCGCTCGGTACGGGTTCACCGATGCGTCACGTGCTGAGGCCCAGCTGCGCCGTGCCGGCTGGTGGTCGGACCGCGGCCCGGAGGAGGCCGAGCCGATCGTGGCCGCGCTGTCGCGGACTCCCGATCCGGATCTGGCGCTGCACTCCCTGGACCGGTTCCGGGATGCCGCGGAGGCGGAGTGGGCGGAGTTCTCCCGGGCGCTGGTGGAGGATCCAGGGCTGCGGGCCCGGCTGTTCGGCGTCTTCGGCGCCTCGACCGCCTTCGCCGACCACCTCGTGGCGCACCCGGATGATTGGCAGCGGTTGCGCTCGGGCGCGGACATCGCCAGAACGCTGGAGGGTCGCACGGCGGTGCTCCTGGCGGCGGTGGGCGCCGAAGGAAGCGGTGATCCGGGGACTCCCGGTGGCCCGGTCGCCGAGCTGCAGGGGCCTGAGGCGGTCAGCGCGCTGCGGCGGGCTTATCGCGGGCTGCTGATGGACGTCGCAGGGCAGGACATGGCCAGTGTCGTCGATCCGTCCCTGCCCAAGCTGCTGTACGAGGACGTGGCCGCGACGTTGTCGGACGTGGCCGTCGCGGCTCTGCGCGCGGCGTTGTCGGTCGCGGTGGCCGAGTTGAAGCTCTCCGGTGTGGCGGAGGTGCCGCGGCTCGCGGTGATCGCGATGGGCAAGTGCGGTGGCCGGGAGCTGAACTACGTCAGCGATGTCGACGTCGTGTTCGTGACCGGCGACGAGGCGGAGGTTCCGGCCGCGATCCGGTTGGCCAGCCTGATGATGCGGGTCGCCGGGCCGGCCTTCTTCGAGGTCGACGCGGCCTTGCGCCCGGAGGGCAAGGCCGGGGCGCTGGTGCGGACTCTCGACGGGCACCTCAGCTACTACCGCCGGTGGGCGCGCACGTGGGAGTTCCAGGCGCTGCTCAAGGCTCGTCCGGTGGCCGGGGACGCGGAGCTCGGAGCTGACTACCTCGCTGCGGTGCAGCCGCTGGTGTGGACGGCGGCGGAGCGCGAGGGATTCGTGGCCGATGTTCGCTCGATGCGGCGCCGGGTCGAGGACCACGTGCCCTCCGAGCTGTCCGAGCGGGAGCTCAAGCTCGGTCGTGGCGGGTTGCGCGACGTGGAGTTCGCCGTGCAGCTGCTGCAGATGGTTCACGGACGCAGCGACGACTCGCTCCGTCCGACGTCCACATTGGATGCTCTGCGAGCCTTGGGTGAAGGCGGGTACGTGGCTCGCACCGATGCCGCGGATCTGGTGGATTCCTACCGGTTCCTGCGCACGGTCGAGCACCGGTTGCAGCTGCGGCAGCTGCGCCGGACGCACCTGTTCCCGCCTTTCGACGACGCCGAGGCGCTGGGTGTGCTGGCGCGGGCGGCCGGGTTGCGATCCAGCGGGCGGAACACGGCGGCGCAGGCGCTGGTGGCGGAGTTCCGGCGGCACAGCAACCGGGTTCGGCGGCTGCACGAGAAGCTCTTCTACCGCCCGCTGCTGGAAGCGGTCGCGAAGGTGCCCACGGCGGCGCTGCGCCTGACGACCTCGGCCGCGGTGGAGCGGTTGGCCGCACTCGGTTACACCTCGCCGGAGGGCGCGTTGCGCCACATCGGTGCTTTGACCTCGGGAGTGTCCCGGCGGGCCAGCATCCAGGGCACGCTGTTGCCGATGCTGCTGGATCTGCTGGCGAACACCCCCGACCCCGACGGCGGGTTGCTCGCGTACCGCAAGGTGTCCGAGGCGTTGGCGGAAACCCCTTGGTACCTGCGGTTGTTGCGAGACGAGGGCGTGGTGTCCGAGCGGCTGGCGCAGTTGCTCGGCACCTCGAAGCTCGTTCCGGAGCTGCTGGTGCGGGCGCCGGAAGTGCTGCGGTTGCTGTCCGACACACCGGCTCTGGCCGGACGCGATCCGATGGAGGCCTCGGTTTCGCTGCGCAGCACCGTCGCGCGCTACTCGGAGCCGGGGAGAGCCGCCGCCGCGGCGCGTTCGCTGCGGCGTCACGAGCTGCTGCGCATCGCCTGCGGTGATCTGCTTGGCCTGGTCGAGCCGGCCGCGGTGTTCCACGCGCTGTCGAACATCTGGGCCGCGGTGCTGGAATCCGCGCTGGACGTGTCGATCCGGGACACCGCGAAGGCGACCGGCGAGGTCCCGGCGCGGATCGCGGTGATCGGGATGGGGCGGCTGGGCGGCGCGGAACTCGGCTACGGCTCCGACGCCGACGTGATGTTCGTGTGCGAGCCGGTGGCCGGCGCGGAGGAGACGGCGGCGATTCGGTTCGCGACCGCGGTCGTCGAGCAGGTGCGGCGGTTGCTGGGAGCGCCGAGCCAGGACCCGCCGCTGGAGGTCGACATCGACCTGCGGCCGGAAGGGCGTCAGGGCGCACTGGTGCGCACGCTGGACTCCTACCTCGCGTACTACCGGCGGTGGGGCGAGGCCTGGGAGGCGCAGGCGCTGCTGCGCGCGCGGCACGTCGCAGGCGATCAAGACCTGGGCGAGCGGTTCTGCCGCGCCATCGATCCGATCCGGTACCCGGAAGGCGGGCTCGACGAGGCCAAGGCGCGGGAGATCCGGCGGATCAAGGCGCGGGTGGATTCCGAGCGGCTGCCGCGCGGTGCGGATCCGGCGACGCACACCAAGCTCGGCCGCGGCGGTCTGGCCGACGTGGAGTGGACGTTGCAGCTGCTGCAGCTGCAGCACGCCCACGAGCACCCGGGGCTGCGCACGACGTCGACGCTGGACGGGCTGCGCGCGGCGACCGAGGCAGGCGTGCTGGACGCCGGCGATGCCGATGAGCTGGCGGAGGCGTGGACGCTGGCGATGCGCGTGCGCAACGCGGTGATGCTGGTCCGGGGCAAGCCGGGCGATCAGCTGCCGAAGCAGACGCGGGAGCTGAACGCGGTGGCCGCCGCGCTGGGATATCCAGCGGAGGTGGACACCGGCGAGGTCGTCGACGACTACCTCCGCGTCACCCGGCACGCCCGCGCTGTGGTGGAGCGGGTGTTCTACGGGGCCTGA
- a CDS encoding type 1 glutamine amidotransferase yields the protein MGGVRILIVQPSRTDPPGTLGEWLVAAGAEIDVVLPAEQELPADFSEHQGLVVLGGEMGAYDDAQHPWLAGVRALLSKAVGERIPVLALGLGAQLLAAATGGQVRAARKGPEVGTLLIAKRDVAAEDSLFGPVPLTPDVLQFHTDEVSVLPPTAQLLASSPKCENQLFRVGEFAYGLQFHIETTTDLVLDWAELSPDMAAAARPGQLEPEHLDEFHADLAETWQPVAERFVRFVGTTPEERKASRFLPLA from the coding sequence ATGGGTGGTGTGCGGATTCTCATTGTGCAGCCGTCGAGGACGGATCCCCCGGGAACGCTCGGGGAATGGCTGGTCGCGGCCGGCGCCGAGATCGATGTCGTGCTGCCTGCCGAGCAGGAGTTGCCCGCCGACTTCAGCGAGCACCAGGGCCTCGTCGTGCTCGGTGGTGAGATGGGTGCTTACGACGACGCGCAGCATCCCTGGCTGGCCGGCGTCCGGGCGTTGCTCAGCAAGGCCGTGGGTGAGCGGATTCCGGTCTTGGCGTTGGGCCTGGGGGCCCAGCTGCTGGCCGCTGCCACCGGGGGCCAGGTGCGGGCGGCGCGGAAGGGACCGGAAGTCGGCACGTTGCTGATCGCCAAGCGCGATGTCGCGGCAGAGGATTCGCTGTTCGGACCGGTTCCGCTGACCCCGGACGTCCTGCAGTTCCACACCGACGAGGTGTCGGTCCTGCCGCCTACGGCCCAGTTGCTGGCTTCCTCGCCGAAGTGCGAGAACCAGCTCTTCCGGGTCGGGGAGTTCGCTTACGGGCTGCAGTTTCACATCGAGACGACGACGGACCTGGTGCTGGACTGGGCGGAGCTGTCCCCGGACATGGCCGCCGCGGCGCGGCCCGGTCAGCTCGAACCGGAGCACCTCGACGAGTTCCACGCGGATCTGGCCGAGACCTGGCAGCCGGTGGCGGAGCGCTTCGTGCGGTTCGTGGGGACCACGCCGGAGGAGCGCAAGGCCAGCAGATTCCTGCCGTTGGCGTGA